The Pseudomonas multiresinivorans DNA window TTGCCGTCGGCGGTGATCACCACCGGCAGGCTGTTGTCGCCGGCGGATTCACGCTGCATGGCGTTCATCAGGTTTTCCAGGTCGTCGCGCGCCAGGCTCTGGCCGTTGAGCGCGTAGTGACCTTCGAGGCTGATGGAGATTTCCAGCTGCTTGATCTCGGTGGCTTCGGGCGGCGTGCCGCTGACCGCCTCAGGCAGTTCGACCTTGAGCTGCGACGGCTTGGTGAACGAGGTGGCGACCACGAAGAACAGCAGCAGCACGAAGATCACGTCGATCAGCGACGCC harbors:
- a CDS encoding ExbD/TolR family protein, which produces MKFRRRAGGAAREDVFINLASLIDVIFVLLLFFVVATSFTKPSQLKVELPEAVSGTPPEATEIKQLEISISLEGHYALNGQSLARDDLENLMNAMQRESAGDNSLPVVITADGKVDYQSVVTAMDAAGKLGFTHLRITTIESRADKKTP